A portion of the Thalassotalea sp. LPB0316 genome contains these proteins:
- the gluQRS gene encoding tRNA glutamyl-Q(34) synthetase GluQRS: MKLALPERPQGNYRGRFAPSPSGLLHFGSLVTALASYLHAKQNHGQWLVRIEDIDPPREQAGASEAILKTLETYGLYWDEQVLYQSQQSNYYLDALSQLKAEHLSYYCQCTRAQIKQRGGIYDGHCKLLNHSKHNSAIRYINHYKINQFNDLFQGRVEIDNKLASEDCILFRKDGLFAYQLAVVVDDIYQQISHIIRGCDLLEPSARQLSLFATFGHQPPVLGHIPLAITEQGYKLSKQNKAPAINNLRPQSVLIQALQFLGQSVETGLEDLSPEEIVAWSVKNFQFTAIPKQQEIVINHSIF, from the coding sequence ATGAAACTAGCTTTACCTGAACGACCACAGGGTAATTACCGTGGTCGTTTTGCGCCTTCGCCGTCAGGCTTACTTCACTTCGGTTCACTAGTTACCGCGCTAGCCAGTTACCTTCACGCCAAACAAAACCATGGTCAATGGCTCGTTCGGATAGAAGATATCGATCCTCCTCGAGAGCAAGCAGGGGCGAGTGAGGCAATTTTAAAAACACTAGAAACCTATGGCCTGTATTGGGACGAGCAAGTCCTCTACCAAAGCCAGCAATCAAATTATTATCTCGACGCCTTATCACAGCTCAAGGCTGAACACCTGAGCTATTACTGCCAATGTACTCGCGCTCAAATCAAACAACGCGGCGGTATTTACGACGGTCACTGTAAATTACTCAATCACAGTAAGCACAATAGTGCGATTCGCTATATTAATCACTACAAAATCAACCAATTCAACGACCTATTTCAAGGTAGAGTGGAAATTGATAACAAATTAGCCAGTGAAGATTGCATCTTATTTCGCAAAGATGGCCTTTTTGCCTACCAACTCGCCGTCGTCGTTGATGACATTTATCAGCAAATCAGCCATATTATTCGCGGCTGTGATTTACTCGAGCCCAGTGCTCGACAACTTAGTCTGTTTGCCACTTTTGGCCATCAACCTCCGGTACTTGGTCACATACCACTGGCAATAACCGAGCAAGGTTATAAGCTGAGCAAACAAAATAAAGCGCCGGCGATTAATAACTTACGACCACAATCCGTCCTTATTCAAGCGTTGCAATTCCTTGGTCAATCGGTAGAAACAGGCTTGGAAGATTTGTCGCCGGAAGAAATTGTTGCATGGTCTGTCAAAAACTTTCAGTTTACTGCCATTCCCAAGCAACAAGAAATCGTGATTAACCATTCTATTTTTTAG
- the trmB gene encoding tRNA (guanine(46)-N(7))-methyltransferase TrmB, whose protein sequence is MSFGDSKAIVSNQEGIHDKLEEIVKKHLSHTFEKPYSQHTLAVFNALDKEVKQFDGEVILDACCGVGQSTRILAKRNPQALVIGVDKSAHRIERNVDEHIDTSLANLPNVRLVRADLNDFYRLVAQANWPIKQHYILYPNPWPKAKHIQRRWHGSAVLPQILAIGERIELRSNWPLYLQEFAKAAEFVGGFETEFKQVIDDEPITPFEAKYRASGQTCFQLVLSRQ, encoded by the coding sequence ATGAGTTTTGGTGATTCTAAAGCGATTGTTTCAAATCAAGAGGGGATTCACGACAAACTTGAAGAAATCGTGAAAAAGCACTTGAGTCACACGTTTGAAAAGCCCTATTCACAGCACACGTTAGCGGTTTTCAATGCGCTTGATAAGGAAGTAAAACAGTTTGACGGCGAGGTTATTCTAGATGCTTGTTGCGGAGTTGGCCAAAGCACGCGTATTCTGGCGAAACGCAACCCACAAGCTTTAGTCATTGGTGTCGATAAATCAGCCCACCGTATCGAGCGCAACGTTGATGAGCACATAGATACGAGTTTGGCTAATTTACCCAATGTACGCTTGGTAAGAGCTGATTTGAACGACTTTTATCGCTTGGTTGCGCAGGCTAATTGGCCAATAAAGCAGCACTATATTTTGTATCCCAACCCATGGCCTAAAGCAAAACACATCCAGCGTCGTTGGCATGGCAGTGCAGTTTTGCCGCAAATACTCGCCATTGGTGAGCGCATAGAGCTGAGAAGCAATTGGCCGCTATACTTGCAAGAGTTTGCCAAGGCTGCGGAATTCGTTGGTGGTTTTGAAACTGAGTTTAAGCAAGTGATAGATGATGAGCCGATAACGCCATTTGAAGCGAAATATCGGGCGAGTGGCCAAACGTGTTTTCAACTGGTATTAAGCCGACAATAA
- a CDS encoding ABC transporter ATP-binding protein has protein sequence MQPALEITGLEKVYKGGFKALKGIDLSVAQGDFFALLGPNGAGKSTTIGVITSLVNKTAGEVKVFGHSIDNELEAAKSYIGLVPQEFNFNQFESLTRILVNQAGYYGVPRDLAHQRAEKYLKQLDLWDKRDNAARMLSGGMKRRLMIARALMHEPKVLILDEPTAGVDIELRRSMWEFLIELNKQGITIILTTHYLEEAEMLCRNIAIIDSGEIVKNTSMKALLATLDIETFVLDVEQLPESLSLEGTYRVVDGNTIEVEVSKAESLNGVFAQLSTQGVEVKSMRNKSNRLEELFVRLVNSKEGAQ, from the coding sequence ATGCAACCCGCATTAGAGATCACTGGATTAGAAAAAGTATACAAAGGGGGCTTTAAGGCCCTTAAAGGTATCGATTTATCTGTCGCGCAAGGCGACTTTTTTGCTTTGTTAGGGCCTAATGGCGCCGGTAAATCAACAACGATTGGTGTTATTACCTCGTTGGTCAATAAAACGGCGGGCGAAGTGAAAGTCTTTGGTCACAGTATTGATAACGAACTCGAAGCGGCGAAAAGCTATATTGGCTTGGTTCCTCAAGAGTTTAACTTTAACCAGTTTGAATCGCTGACGCGAATTTTAGTCAACCAAGCAGGTTATTATGGCGTGCCGCGAGATTTAGCGCATCAACGCGCAGAAAAATATTTAAAGCAGCTCGATTTGTGGGATAAGCGCGACAACGCTGCCCGCATGCTCTCAGGCGGTATGAAGCGCCGCTTAATGATCGCACGGGCATTAATGCACGAACCCAAAGTGTTGATCTTAGATGAACCAACCGCTGGCGTTGATATCGAGCTGCGCCGCTCAATGTGGGAGTTCTTAATTGAACTCAACAAGCAGGGTATTACTATTATTTTAACCACGCATTACCTCGAAGAAGCGGAAATGCTTTGTCGCAACATTGCGATTATCGACAGCGGTGAAATCGTCAAAAACACCTCGATGAAAGCGTTATTGGCGACGTTAGATATTGAAACTTTTGTTTTAGATGTAGAACAACTGCCCGAGTCATTATCACTTGAGGGCACGTACCGCGTGGTTGATGGCAACACTATTGAAGTTGAAGTATCGAAAGCTGAGTCACTCAACGGTGTCTTCGCTCAGCTTTCAACACAAGGCGTTGAAGTTAAAAGTATGCGTAACAAAAGTAATCGCCTAGAAGAGTTATTTGTTCGATTAGTTAACAGCAAAGAAGGAGCGCAATAA
- the dksA gene encoding RNA polymerase-binding protein DksA has protein sequence MPNKKALGILALAGVEPYQEKANEEYMSAEQLKHFKLILEAWRTQLREEVDRTVTHMKDEAANFPDPVDRAAQEEEFSLELRTRDRERKLIKKIEKTLQLIEEDDFGFCNSCGIEIGIRRLEARPTADLCIECKTLAEIKERQLAG, from the coding sequence ATGCCAAACAAAAAAGCTCTAGGTATTTTAGCGCTAGCTGGTGTTGAACCATACCAAGAAAAAGCAAATGAAGAATATATGAGTGCAGAACAGTTAAAGCACTTCAAACTCATTTTAGAAGCTTGGCGCACTCAGTTACGCGAAGAAGTTGACCGCACCGTAACTCATATGAAAGACGAAGCTGCAAACTTCCCTGATCCTGTAGACCGCGCAGCACAAGAAGAAGAGTTCAGTTTAGAACTGCGCACTCGTGACCGCGAGCGCAAACTCATCAAGAAAATTGAAAAAACATTACAACTTATCGAAGAAGATGATTTTGGTTTCTGTAACTCATGTGGCATTGAAATCGGTATTCGCCGTTTAGAAGCACGCCCAACCGCTGATTTGTGTATTGAATGTAAAACGTTAGCAGAAATTAAAGAGCGTCAACTCGCCGGCTAA
- the panB gene encoding 3-methyl-2-oxobutanoate hydroxymethyltransferase, translated as MAKKITTSTLLKMKEQGEKISTITAYDASFAKLFDQAGIHAILIGDSLGMVLQGQDDTLPVTIDDMAYHTRCVRAGVENTLIIGDMPFMTYATTQMAFENATKLMQAGASMVKMEGGLWLTDTIKALVERGIPVCGHLGLTPQSVNVFGGFKVQGREQSQAQAMVEEAKALEAAGVQLIVLECVPADLGKAITEAVTVPTIGIGAGKDTDGQILVMHDALGISCSYMPKFSRNFLVDTGDIKKAVELYISEVSNGNFPGEEHIFK; from the coding sequence ATGGCAAAAAAAATCACCACGTCTACCTTGTTAAAAATGAAGGAACAAGGTGAAAAGATTTCAACAATCACGGCTTATGACGCAAGCTTTGCAAAGCTTTTTGATCAAGCTGGTATTCACGCTATCTTAATTGGAGATTCGCTCGGCATGGTCTTACAAGGCCAAGACGACACCTTACCCGTAACGATTGACGATATGGCCTACCACACCCGTTGTGTGCGCGCTGGTGTTGAGAACACGCTGATCATTGGCGATATGCCGTTTATGACCTACGCGACAACACAAATGGCATTTGAAAATGCAACTAAACTCATGCAAGCAGGCGCGAGCATGGTCAAAATGGAAGGTGGTTTATGGCTAACCGACACAATTAAAGCATTAGTTGAGCGCGGCATTCCAGTTTGTGGGCATTTAGGCTTAACGCCACAGTCGGTCAATGTCTTTGGTGGTTTTAAAGTACAAGGCCGTGAGCAATCACAAGCACAAGCTATGGTTGAGGAAGCAAAAGCACTCGAAGCTGCGGGCGTACAGTTAATTGTACTTGAATGTGTACCAGCCGATTTAGGCAAAGCGATTACTGAAGCGGTAACTGTGCCAACCATCGGTATAGGCGCAGGTAAAGACACTGACGGTCAAATATTGGTGATGCACGACGCCTTAGGTATTTCATGCAGTTATATGCCGAAATTTTCACGTAACTTCCTCGTTGATACCGGCGATATTAAAAAGGCTGTAGAGTTGTATATCAGTGAAGTCAGCAACGGTAACTTCCCTGGTGAAGAGCACATTTTTAAATAA
- the pcnB gene encoding polynucleotide adenylyltransferase PcnB gives MKSVINFCKKLLNSTNDKVAHDFSQGPIVIPRDQHPVSRQLISNNALKVLYRLNKGGFDAYLVGGGVRDILLGLAPKDFDIVTNATPEQIKGLFRNCRLIGRRFRLAHIVFGREVIEVATFRGHHDDNSGNNQKISKQSDQGMLLRDNIYGTIDEDAERRDFTINALYYSTKDFNVYDFAGGVHDIEQGVIRLIGDPETRYREDPVRMLRAIRFATKLDMTISEETHAPIKPLASLLSNIPAARMFEEFLKLFVSGKAVANYHMLREYDLFEHFFPSVERALCANDNFSLDESEQIAQFILQALENTDIRIANEQRVTPAFLFAAILWFPLQKRIASIKAASDILPQDAFFQAYHELMSEQQQSVAIPKRFQLVIKDIWILQERFEKREPKRAYKTLEHPKFRAGYDFLLLRAEFADDSVKELAKWWTDFQDAPQATQSQMLKTTGRSAKPRRKMRRKRRPNSKSTSES, from the coding sequence ATTAAAAGCGTTATCAATTTTTGCAAAAAGCTACTCAACTCAACCAACGACAAAGTAGCTCACGATTTTTCTCAAGGACCGATTGTTATCCCAAGAGATCAGCACCCTGTTTCACGCCAGCTGATCAGTAACAATGCGTTGAAAGTGCTTTATCGTTTGAATAAAGGCGGCTTTGATGCCTACCTTGTCGGCGGTGGCGTGCGTGATATTTTGCTGGGCCTAGCGCCAAAAGATTTTGATATTGTCACTAATGCAACGCCTGAGCAAATTAAAGGGCTATTTCGCAATTGCCGATTGATCGGCCGACGCTTTCGCTTGGCGCATATTGTTTTTGGTCGCGAAGTTATAGAGGTCGCAACTTTCCGTGGTCATCACGATGATAACTCAGGTAACAACCAAAAGATCTCTAAGCAAAGTGATCAAGGCATGTTATTAAGAGATAACATTTACGGAACAATCGATGAAGATGCCGAGCGCCGAGACTTCACCATTAACGCCCTGTACTATTCGACCAAAGATTTTAACGTTTACGACTTTGCTGGCGGTGTTCACGATATCGAGCAAGGCGTGATCCGTTTAATTGGCGATCCTGAAACGCGATACCGAGAAGATCCTGTGCGCATGTTACGCGCGATTCGTTTTGCGACCAAGCTGGATATGACCATAAGCGAAGAAACGCATGCACCGATCAAACCGCTTGCATCACTGCTGTCGAACATTCCCGCGGCGCGGATGTTTGAAGAGTTTTTAAAGTTATTTGTTAGCGGTAAAGCCGTCGCTAACTATCATATGTTGCGCGAGTACGATTTATTCGAACACTTCTTCCCATCGGTAGAACGAGCGCTTTGTGCAAACGATAATTTCTCTCTCGATGAGAGCGAGCAAATCGCCCAGTTTATTCTCCAAGCACTAGAAAACACAGATATTCGCATTGCCAATGAGCAACGCGTGACACCGGCATTTTTGTTTGCAGCTATTTTGTGGTTCCCGCTACAAAAGCGCATTGCCTCAATTAAAGCCGCAAGTGATATCTTGCCACAAGATGCCTTCTTCCAAGCCTATCACGAGTTAATGAGTGAGCAGCAGCAATCAGTGGCCATACCCAAGCGTTTTCAATTAGTCATTAAAGATATTTGGATTTTACAAGAGCGCTTTGAAAAGCGAGAGCCAAAACGCGCATATAAAACATTAGAGCACCCTAAATTTAGAGCCGGCTATGATTTCCTGTTACTACGCGCTGAATTTGCTGACGACTCAGTAAAAGAATTAGCTAAATGGTGGACTGACTTTCAAGATGCACCACAAGCGACACAAAGCCAGATGCTCAAAACAACAGGTAGAAGTGCGAAGCCGCGCCGGAAAATGCGACGCAAACGCCGCCCGAATAGCAAATCAACAAGTGAATCGTAA
- the efp gene encoding elongation factor P, with product MATFSTNQFKAGLKIMLDGEPCNILENELVKPGKGQAFNRVKIRKLISGKVLEKTFKSGESVDGADVMDTDLAYLYADGEFWHFMNNETFEQIAADDKAVGDMEKWLVEGDVCTITLWDGSPIAVTPPNFVELEVTETDPGLKGDTAGTGGKPATLSTGAVVRVPLFVQIGEVVKVDTRSGEYVSRAGKQ from the coding sequence ATGGCGACTTTTAGTACAAACCAATTTAAAGCCGGGCTTAAGATAATGCTTGACGGCGAACCATGCAACATTCTTGAGAACGAATTAGTAAAACCGGGTAAAGGCCAAGCGTTTAACCGCGTTAAAATTCGCAAGTTAATCTCAGGTAAAGTATTAGAGAAAACTTTTAAGTCAGGTGAAAGTGTCGATGGCGCAGACGTAATGGACACAGATTTAGCGTATTTATACGCTGACGGTGAATTCTGGCACTTTATGAACAACGAAACCTTTGAACAAATTGCCGCTGACGACAAAGCCGTAGGCGACATGGAGAAATGGTTAGTTGAAGGCGACGTTTGTACCATCACATTATGGGACGGCTCACCCATTGCGGTAACGCCACCAAACTTTGTTGAGTTAGAAGTGACTGAAACAGACCCAGGCTTAAAAGGTGATACCGCTGGCACTGGTGGTAAACCTGCAACGTTAAGTACTGGTGCTGTTGTCCGTGTACCGCTGTTCGTACAAATTGGTGAAGTGGTTAAAGTAGATACCCGCTCAGGCGAATACGTTTCTCGCGCTGGTAAACAATAA
- the panC gene encoding pantoate--beta-alanine ligase, producing MKTVSSIEALREQISQWRQAGLKIGFVPTMGNLHAGHISLVTEAKKHADKIVASIFVNPMQFGANEDIDSYPRTLADDQAKLIAEGTDLLFTPTPEIIYPKGLDKQSFVEVPNVSEGYCGESRPGHFRGVSTVVCKLFNLVQPDIACFGLKDYQQVQVIQTMVEDLSMPIEIIPVETKREASGLAMSSRNNYLTAEEKVIAPTLNQQMRWLVEQIKQAPREDTDFIGLARQAARKIDESGMKTDYIHVCHARTLNPASDDDNNLVILAAAHCGKARLIDNIQFTRN from the coding sequence GTGAAAACAGTTTCTAGTATTGAAGCATTGCGCGAGCAAATCAGTCAGTGGCGCCAAGCAGGCTTAAAAATCGGTTTTGTCCCGACGATGGGCAACTTGCACGCAGGCCACATTTCATTAGTAACCGAAGCGAAAAAGCACGCTGATAAAATTGTTGCGAGTATTTTTGTTAACCCGATGCAATTTGGTGCTAATGAAGATATCGACTCTTACCCGCGCACACTAGCAGACGATCAAGCGAAGCTGATTGCCGAAGGCACCGATTTACTGTTCACGCCGACACCTGAAATTATCTACCCGAAAGGCTTAGATAAACAGAGTTTTGTTGAAGTACCTAACGTTTCTGAAGGTTATTGTGGTGAGAGCCGCCCCGGTCATTTTCGCGGGGTTTCAACGGTGGTGTGTAAGCTGTTTAACTTAGTGCAACCCGATATCGCCTGCTTTGGCTTAAAAGACTATCAACAAGTCCAAGTGATCCAAACGATGGTCGAAGATTTATCGATGCCTATTGAGATCATTCCTGTTGAAACAAAACGCGAAGCAAGTGGCTTAGCGATGAGTTCACGCAATAACTATTTAACAGCTGAAGAAAAGGTCATTGCGCCGACACTCAACCAGCAAATGCGCTGGTTAGTTGAGCAAATCAAACAAGCACCAAGAGAAGATACCGATTTTATTGGTTTAGCAAGACAAGCTGCGAGAAAGATTGATGAGAGCGGTATGAAAACCGATTACATTCACGTGTGTCACGCTCGTACCTTAAACCCAGCAAGCGACGACGATAACAATCTAGTTATCTTAGCAGCTGCCCACTGCGGTAAAGCACGCCTCATAGACAATATTCAGTTTACTCGCAACTGA
- the folK gene encoding 2-amino-4-hydroxy-6-hydroxymethyldihydropteridine diphosphokinase translates to MARVYIGLGSNLNAPIDQVEQAITALNTIEHTQLVKRSSLYGSKPMGPQDQPDYVNAVVALETSLTPIALLDALQAIELAFGRERIKGNRWGARVLDLDILLIDNLIINSERLVVPHYGMCEREFVLLPLAEIAPDLILPDGSKLQTFSDKIERNGLTILSSN, encoded by the coding sequence ATGGCTAGGGTATACATCGGACTTGGCAGTAATTTAAACGCGCCAATCGACCAAGTCGAACAAGCGATCACAGCGCTCAATACTATTGAGCACACGCAGTTGGTAAAACGCTCTTCCTTATACGGTAGTAAACCGATGGGGCCGCAAGATCAGCCTGATTATGTCAACGCGGTGGTTGCGCTTGAAACCTCATTAACGCCCATTGCCCTACTCGATGCTCTGCAAGCCATTGAACTCGCATTTGGCCGTGAACGTATTAAGGGTAATCGCTGGGGCGCGCGCGTACTCGATTTAGACATCCTGTTAATTGATAACTTAATTATCAATTCCGAGCGCCTTGTTGTACCCCATTACGGCATGTGTGAACGCGAGTTTGTTCTGCTGCCCTTAGCTGAAATAGCACCCGATCTTATACTACCCGATGGCAGCAAGTTACAAACATTTAGTGACAAGATTGAGCGCAATGGGCTAACAATTCTCAGTAGCAATTAA
- a CDS encoding ABC transporter permease, with protein sequence MQNQNNFIALKSIMHKEVHRFMRIWVQTLVPPAITISLYFVIFGSLIGARIGQMGGFDYMTFIVPGLIMMSVITNSYSNVASSFFSAKWQRNVEEMLVAPVPNWVIVAGYVGGGMARGILVGLIVTVIAMFFTDIQIHNIWVILITVSLTAAVFALGGLINAVFAGSFDDISIIPTFVLTPLTYLGGVFYSLSLLPEFWQGVSKLNPIVYMVSAFRYGFLGYQDVSLTTSFIVIGVFIVSLYAIAMTLISRGIGLRS encoded by the coding sequence ATGCAAAATCAAAACAACTTTATTGCGCTTAAAAGCATCATGCATAAAGAAGTACATCGCTTTATGCGTATTTGGGTGCAAACATTAGTACCTCCAGCAATTACCATTAGTTTATATTTTGTAATTTTTGGCTCGCTGATTGGCGCTCGTATTGGTCAAATGGGCGGCTTTGATTACATGACCTTTATCGTTCCTGGCTTAATTATGATGAGTGTCATTACTAACTCATACTCTAATGTTGCCTCATCATTTTTTAGTGCTAAATGGCAGCGCAATGTTGAAGAAATGCTGGTTGCGCCAGTACCTAACTGGGTCATTGTCGCAGGCTACGTTGGCGGTGGTATGGCGCGTGGTATCTTGGTTGGTTTGATTGTCACTGTCATCGCCATGTTTTTTACTGATATTCAAATTCACAATATTTGGGTGATTTTGATAACCGTGAGTTTAACCGCAGCCGTTTTTGCGTTAGGTGGTCTAATAAACGCTGTTTTTGCTGGCAGCTTTGATGATATCTCGATTATTCCTACCTTTGTCTTAACGCCGTTAACCTATTTGGGTGGCGTGTTCTATTCTTTAAGCTTGTTACCGGAGTTTTGGCAAGGGGTGTCCAAGCTTAACCCAATCGTCTATATGGTGAGTGCGTTTCGCTACGGCTTCTTGGGTTATCAAGATGTTAGCTTAACGACATCATTTATTGTGATTGGCGTGTTTATTGTTAGCTTATACGCGATTGCGATGACGTTAATTTCACGTGGCATAGGACTGAGAAGCTAA
- the sfsA gene encoding DNA/RNA nuclease SfsA, which translates to MTTSLSLQQATLIQRYKRFLADVTLADNTTTTIHVANTGAMTGCAEKGDRIWYSTSSNKQRKYPFSWEFTEKANGDLICVNTHKANDFVDEALKTGQIQEFSEFEAIEREVKYGEEKSKIDFLITNKRGQKTYIEVKSVTLLEDDQGYFPDAKTTRGQKHLRELIAMVEAGHQACLLFFVMHNGIKNVKPACHIDPIYGQLIKQASQAGVQIIAYKAHFAESNAAISIEQVAPVTVLI; encoded by the coding sequence ATGACGACTTCTCTTTCCCTGCAACAAGCAACTTTAATTCAACGCTATAAGCGCTTTTTAGCCGACGTGACGCTCGCAGATAACACGACAACCACAATTCATGTTGCCAACACAGGCGCAATGACAGGTTGCGCCGAAAAAGGCGATCGCATTTGGTATAGCACTTCAAGTAACAAGCAGAGAAAATACCCGTTTAGCTGGGAATTTACCGAAAAAGCCAATGGCGATTTAATTTGTGTAAATACCCACAAAGCCAATGACTTTGTTGATGAGGCGTTAAAAACAGGCCAAATTCAGGAGTTTAGCGAATTCGAAGCTATTGAACGCGAAGTGAAGTACGGTGAAGAAAAAAGCAAAATAGATTTTTTAATTACCAATAAAAGGGGGCAAAAAACCTATATTGAAGTTAAAAGCGTAACCTTACTAGAAGATGACCAGGGTTATTTCCCTGACGCCAAAACGACGCGTGGTCAAAAGCATTTGCGAGAACTCATCGCTATGGTCGAAGCTGGCCACCAAGCTTGTTTACTATTCTTTGTTATGCACAACGGGATCAAGAATGTGAAGCCTGCATGCCATATTGACCCGATTTACGGACAGCTAATAAAACAGGCTAGCCAAGCAGGCGTGCAAATCATTGCCTATAAAGCCCACTTCGCTGAATCTAATGCTGCGATTTCAATTGAACAGGTTGCACCAGTTACCGTATTGATTTAA
- the panP gene encoding pyridoxal-dependent aspartate 1-decarboxylase PanP, which produces MNPTSRRASASQESLHRIFTIPEAPDSTLGVIEKEMSENLLGFLGQHIVAVEKPLNEIEKDFACSALPEEPEFVSDHMHHLLEKLVAQSVHTSSPSFIGHMTSALPYFILPLSKLMVGLNQNLVKIETSKAFTPLERQVLGMMHRLVYGNHDEFYQQWMHSADHSLGAMCSGGTVANLTALWVARNNLLKADGDFKGVAREGLFNALKHYQYDGLAILVSERGHYSLKKSADVLGIGQDSVIAIPTDENNKIDLQKLEQKCQALTDNNIRILSLVGVAGTTETGNIDPLKEMAAIAQRFNCHFHVDAAWGGATLLSNKHRGLMDGIELADSVTIDAHKQMYVPMGAGLVVFKNPASVAAIEHHAEYILRKGSKDLGSHTLEGSRPGMAMLVYASLHIISRQGYEMLINQSIEKAHYFAEQINNHPEFELVTSPELCLLTYRYVPKEVQAMLEIASDEQVEVINSLLDKLTKFIQKRQRENGKSFVSRTRIEVSRYQGKKVLVFRVVLANPLTTKEILNDILAEQCELAKESQQYLPELLAHVANT; this is translated from the coding sequence ATGAACCCTACGTCGCGCCGAGCAAGTGCGTCGCAAGAATCATTACATAGAATTTTCACCATTCCTGAAGCGCCAGATTCAACGCTTGGCGTGATCGAAAAGGAAATGTCTGAAAACTTATTAGGCTTTCTTGGTCAGCATATTGTCGCTGTTGAAAAGCCGCTTAATGAGATCGAAAAAGACTTTGCCTGTTCTGCATTGCCAGAAGAGCCCGAGTTTGTTTCCGATCATATGCATCACTTACTTGAAAAACTTGTTGCTCAATCAGTTCATACCTCAAGCCCTAGCTTTATTGGGCACATGACTTCAGCCTTACCTTATTTTATTTTACCATTGTCAAAGTTGATGGTTGGTCTCAATCAGAATTTGGTCAAAATCGAAACCTCAAAAGCCTTTACCCCGCTTGAGCGTCAAGTGCTTGGTATGATGCATCGTTTGGTTTATGGCAATCATGATGAGTTTTATCAGCAATGGATGCACAGCGCCGATCACTCACTTGGTGCTATGTGCTCAGGCGGTACGGTAGCGAACCTCACCGCGTTATGGGTTGCTCGCAATAACTTACTCAAAGCGGATGGTGACTTTAAAGGCGTTGCTCGCGAAGGTCTATTTAATGCATTGAAGCACTATCAATATGACGGCTTAGCAATTTTAGTGTCTGAGCGCGGTCATTATTCCTTGAAGAAATCGGCTGATGTTCTCGGTATTGGCCAAGATAGCGTTATTGCTATTCCAACCGATGAAAACAACAAAATTGATCTGCAAAAACTCGAGCAAAAATGCCAAGCGTTAACCGATAACAACATTCGAATTTTAAGCTTAGTCGGCGTTGCTGGTACTACTGAAACTGGCAATATCGATCCGCTTAAAGAAATGGCAGCAATCGCTCAACGTTTTAACTGTCATTTCCATGTTGATGCTGCTTGGGGCGGCGCAACGCTATTATCGAATAAACATCGCGGTTTAATGGATGGCATCGAACTAGCGGATTCGGTCACCATTGACGCGCACAAACAAATGTATGTGCCTATGGGCGCGGGTTTGGTGGTCTTTAAAAACCCTGCATCGGTGGCTGCGATTGAGCATCACGCAGAATATATTCTGCGTAAAGGCTCAAAGGATTTAGGTTCTCATACCTTAGAAGGCTCGCGACCAGGTATGGCGATGTTGGTATACGCGAGCTTGCATATTATCAGCCGCCAAGGCTATGAAATGCTGATCAACCAAAGCATTGAAAAAGCCCATTACTTTGCCGAACAAATTAATAATCACCCCGAGTTTGAGTTGGTTACCTCGCCAGAGCTGTGTTTATTGACGTATCGTTACGTGCCAAAAGAAGTACAAGCCATGCTTGAGATTGCTTCTGACGAACAGGTTGAGGTGATCAATAGCTTATTGGATAAGCTCACTAAGTTTATTCAAAAGCGTCAGCGTGAAAATGGTAAGTCATTTGTTTCGCGTACGCGTATTGAAGTGAGTCGCTACCAAGGCAAGAAAGTACTGGTTTTTCGGGTGGTATTGGCAAACCCATTAACTACGAAAGAAATTCTTAACGATATACTTGCTGAGCAATGTGAGTTGGCAAAAGAATCACAGCAATACTTACCTGAATTACTCGCCCACGTAGCAAATACATAA